The Wansuia hejianensis genomic interval AGACTCTCCGCACCGTCCTGCCGAAGGACAATCGTATCTTCAATCCTTGTACCGCCTACCCCAGGCTCACAGAGCGTAATTTCAAAGCAGAATGTCTGATTTACCTGCAGCACATCGTCGCTGTCCGGCCCGATTGTCGGAATCTCCTCCTCAGGATCCATCCCGGTTGAGTGAGCACATCCTCTTCCCTCTCCTGCAAAATGTATGTAACCTGCCTGACGCATCACTTCATTTGCTGCGACATCCGCTTCCTTACCGGTCATTCCGGGTCTGAGCGCCGCCACTCCCTGTCTCCACGCCTCCAGACAGGTATCCAGCAGCCGCTCCTGCTCGTCACTCAGCGCGCCGTATCCCACGCCCCTGGCCATGTCAGAAGAATAATCGTTGTATCTGATTCCGATGTCGATCAGAACCGTCTCGCCCTTCTGTATGATCTTGTCGGTGGGATAGGCCAGGAACCACCGCTCCGCGTTCACTCCCGACTGCACCATTATGTCAAAGGATTTGGTATCTGCGCCCAGCCGGAACATTTCTGCCATCGCCTGCCGGGCCACTTCGCGTTCAGTCAGGTTTTTTTCAGATTCCAGCATCTCTTTTATTTTCCATAATCCCCGGTCTGCAAGCTCCCCGGCTACTTTCATATTGCGGATTTCCCGCTCGCTCTTTACTGATTTCAGATTTTCTATAAGCATCGTCTTTTCCAGCGTGCCATTTCCGATGTTGCTCATAATCTGCTCATAAAATTCCAGCGCACAGTATTTTGCACCACTCAGACCAATCTTGGCCCCCGGATGCCTGGAAGTAAAATCCTTGACAACATTTCCCAACTCCTGACGAATGCCGCGAGTATCGTCAAACCAGGTCTTAT includes:
- a CDS encoding M24 family metallopeptidase, with the translated sequence MGYEEILQDIPVSEYQERLAKTKAGMEKIGLDGLLVYSDAARMSNVRWLADYRAFDGVFPYPAMVFVPLNGDPILFAEGSLVGYASDKTWFDDTRGIRQELGNVVKDFTSRHPGAKIGLSGAKYCALEFYEQIMSNIGNGTLEKTMLIENLKSVKSEREIRNMKVAGELADRGLWKIKEMLESEKNLTEREVARQAMAEMFRLGADTKSFDIMVQSGVNAERWFLAYPTDKIIQKGETVLIDIGIRYNDYSSDMARGVGYGALSDEQERLLDTCLEAWRQGVAALRPGMTGKEADVAANEVMRQAGYIHFAGEGRGCAHSTGMDPEEEIPTIGPDSDDVLQVNQTFCFEITLCEPGVGGTRIEDTIVLRQDGAESLTNFPKRNRW